A region of Micromonospora chokoriensis DNA encodes the following proteins:
- a CDS encoding alpha/beta fold hydrolase: MRVDARGFTFEVTDAGPPDGVPVLLLHGFPQHSGEWDDVLPALHAAGLRTYALDQRGYSPGARPTAVADYRIPELVADVVAVLDALGLDAVHLVGHDWGAVVAWAVAAGHAERVRTLTAVSVPHPAAMAYALSNDSRQKARSSYIALFREPDKAEKVLLAWHATALRKLLGGVGDRARVDRYADPMREPGALTAALNWYRAMSRADLAAVGPVAVPTTYVWSDRDVAIGRPAAEACAANVTGDYRFVQLAGVSHWIPDAAPGPLAEAILARAGGTA; encoded by the coding sequence ATGCGGGTCGACGCGCGAGGCTTCACGTTCGAGGTGACCGACGCTGGTCCGCCGGACGGCGTGCCGGTTCTGCTGCTGCACGGTTTCCCGCAGCACAGCGGTGAGTGGGACGACGTCCTACCGGCACTGCACGCCGCCGGCCTGCGCACGTACGCGCTGGACCAGCGCGGTTACTCGCCGGGCGCGCGGCCCACGGCGGTGGCCGACTACCGGATTCCCGAGCTGGTCGCCGACGTGGTGGCGGTGCTCGACGCCCTCGGCCTGGACGCCGTCCACCTGGTCGGGCACGACTGGGGCGCGGTGGTGGCCTGGGCGGTGGCCGCCGGGCACGCCGAGCGGGTCCGCACCCTGACCGCGGTGTCCGTCCCACACCCGGCGGCCATGGCGTACGCCCTGAGCAACGACAGCCGACAGAAGGCCCGGTCGTCGTACATCGCGCTGTTCCGTGAGCCCGACAAGGCGGAGAAGGTGCTGTTGGCGTGGCACGCCACCGCGTTGCGCAAACTGCTCGGCGGGGTCGGCGACCGTGCCCGGGTGGACCGCTACGCCGACCCGATGCGCGAGCCGGGGGCGCTCACCGCAGCGCTGAACTGGTACCGGGCGATGTCCCGAGCCGACCTGGCCGCGGTCGGCCCGGTCGCGGTGCCCACCACGTACGTGTGGAGTGACCGGGACGTCGCCATCGGCCGGCCCGCCGCCGAGGCGTGTGCGGCGAACGTCACCGGCGACTACCGCTTCGTGCAGTTGGCCGGCGTCAGTCACTGGATCCCGGACGCGGCGCCGGGCCCACTCGCCGAGGCGATCCTGGCCCGGGCCGGCGGGACGGCCTGA
- a CDS encoding metal ABC transporter ATP-binding protein: protein MTAPVITVEHGVVGYDGRPVLRDISLTVTAGEVVAVLGANGSGKSTLIRAVLGLVPLSAGSVTLFDRPLRRFRQWARIGYVPQRLGAGGGVPATVREVVASGRLARRGVLRPPGRADRAAVDAALLAVGLADRAGDPVATLSGGQQQRTLIARALAGKPELLVLDEPTAGVDAASQEAFAGALRDFVGDGGTVLLVAHELGPLRPVISRAVVVHEGRIAHDGAVPDPAGHHAAPDHDHVHPHCYDEPAGLWSN, encoded by the coding sequence GTGACCGCACCTGTCATCACCGTCGAGCACGGGGTGGTCGGCTACGACGGCCGCCCCGTGCTCCGGGACATCTCGCTCACCGTGACCGCCGGCGAGGTCGTCGCGGTGCTCGGCGCCAACGGGTCCGGCAAGTCGACACTGATCCGCGCCGTACTCGGGCTGGTGCCGCTCAGCGCCGGCTCGGTCACCCTCTTCGACCGGCCGCTGCGGCGCTTCCGGCAGTGGGCCCGCATCGGGTACGTCCCGCAGCGCCTGGGCGCCGGCGGCGGTGTGCCGGCCACCGTCCGTGAGGTGGTGGCCTCCGGCCGGCTGGCCCGCCGGGGGGTGCTCCGCCCACCGGGCCGCGCCGACCGCGCCGCCGTCGACGCCGCGCTGCTCGCCGTCGGGCTCGCCGACCGGGCCGGTGACCCGGTCGCCACGCTCTCCGGCGGCCAGCAGCAGCGCACCCTGATCGCCCGTGCCCTGGCCGGCAAACCGGAGCTGCTGGTCCTCGACGAGCCCACCGCGGGGGTGGACGCGGCCAGCCAGGAGGCGTTCGCCGGCGCGCTACGCGACTTCGTCGGCGACGGCGGGACGGTGCTGCTGGTCGCGCACGAGCTGGGCCCCCTGCGGCCGGTGATCAGCCGGGCTGTCGTCGTTCACGAGGGTCGTATCGCCCACGACGGCGCGGTACCGGACCCGGCCGGGCACCACGCGGCGCCCGACCACGACCACGTGCACCCGCACTGCTACGACGAGCCCGCCGGGCTGTGGAGCAACTGA
- a CDS encoding acyl-CoA dehydrogenase family protein has protein sequence MTTTHNGRPAPDDPDSPATTGAAAPLPAEAGQVSEKEARQVAEAARESTWDRPSFGKELFLGRFRLDLIDPWPRSDPGDAARAEAFLGRFRTFLTTEVDGAAIERDGSIPDSVFHGLADLGAFGMKIDRKYGGLGLSNLHYCRALMLAGSVSPAIGALLSAHQSIGVPQPLKMFGTGEQKQTFLPRLAAGEVSAFLLTEPDVGSDPARLATTAEPTEDGTGYRLNGVKLWATNGIVATLLVVMARVPAGEGRRGGITAFVVEGDSEGITVERRNEFIGLRGLENSLTRFHDVFVPAENVIGGEGKGLKIALTTLNTGRLSLPAMCVGAGKWALNVARGWAADRVQWGRPVGEHEAVAQKLSFIAATTYGMETMLDLCCLLADDDRNDIRIEAALVKLYASEMAWTIADELIQIRGGRGYETADSLAARGERPAAVEQMLRDLRINRIFEGSTEIMHLLIAREAVDAHLSVAGDIIDPDAGLGRKARAGARAGAFYAKWLPTLAVGRGQSPSAYAEFGPLAAHLRQVERSSRKLARSTFYAMSRWQGKMERKQAFLGRVVDIGAELFAMSAVCVRASAERDTRPENVELADLFCRQARVRVDALFAALWDNTDSVDTVAAKRILAGRYAGLEEGVITPSDELPWVARWAPGPSAAEDVRRRIPPKP, from the coding sequence GTGACCACGACGCATAACGGCCGACCGGCACCGGACGATCCCGACTCCCCAGCCACCACCGGCGCCGCCGCGCCGCTGCCGGCAGAGGCCGGGCAGGTCTCCGAGAAGGAGGCCCGACAGGTCGCCGAGGCCGCCCGGGAGTCCACCTGGGACCGACCCAGCTTCGGCAAGGAGCTGTTCCTCGGTCGGTTCCGGCTCGACCTGATCGACCCGTGGCCCCGGTCCGACCCGGGCGACGCCGCCCGCGCCGAGGCCTTCCTCGGCCGGTTCCGCACCTTCCTGACCACCGAGGTGGACGGCGCGGCCATCGAACGCGACGGCTCCATCCCGGACTCGGTGTTCCATGGCCTGGCCGACCTCGGCGCGTTCGGCATGAAGATCGACCGGAAGTACGGCGGGCTCGGCCTCAGCAACCTGCACTACTGCCGGGCGCTGATGCTCGCCGGTTCGGTCAGCCCGGCCATCGGCGCGTTGCTCTCCGCCCACCAGTCGATCGGTGTGCCGCAGCCGCTGAAGATGTTCGGCACCGGCGAGCAGAAGCAGACCTTCCTGCCCCGCCTCGCCGCCGGCGAGGTGTCCGCCTTCCTGCTCACCGAGCCCGACGTCGGCTCCGACCCGGCCCGGCTGGCCACCACCGCCGAGCCGACCGAGGACGGCACCGGCTACCGGCTCAACGGGGTGAAGCTGTGGGCCACCAACGGCATCGTGGCCACTCTGCTGGTCGTGATGGCCCGGGTGCCGGCCGGCGAGGGGCGTCGAGGTGGGATCACCGCCTTCGTGGTGGAGGGTGACAGCGAGGGCATCACCGTCGAGCGCCGCAACGAGTTCATCGGCCTGCGCGGCCTGGAAAACAGCCTCACCCGGTTCCACGACGTGTTCGTGCCCGCCGAGAACGTCATCGGCGGCGAGGGCAAGGGGCTGAAGATCGCCCTGACCACGCTGAACACCGGCCGGCTCTCCCTGCCGGCGATGTGCGTGGGCGCCGGCAAGTGGGCGCTGAACGTGGCCCGGGGCTGGGCCGCCGACCGGGTCCAGTGGGGTCGGCCGGTGGGCGAGCACGAGGCGGTCGCGCAGAAGCTCTCCTTCATCGCCGCCACCACGTACGGCATGGAGACCATGCTCGACCTCTGCTGCCTGCTCGCCGACGACGACCGTAACGACATCCGGATCGAGGCGGCGCTGGTCAAGCTGTACGCCAGCGAGATGGCCTGGACGATCGCCGACGAGCTGATCCAGATCCGGGGCGGGCGCGGCTACGAGACGGCCGACTCGCTGGCCGCCCGGGGCGAACGCCCGGCCGCCGTCGAACAGATGCTGCGCGACCTGCGGATCAACCGGATCTTCGAGGGCTCCACCGAGATCATGCACCTGCTGATCGCCCGGGAGGCGGTCGACGCGCACCTGTCGGTGGCCGGCGACATCATCGACCCGGACGCCGGGTTGGGCCGCAAGGCCAGAGCCGGCGCCCGCGCCGGTGCGTTCTACGCGAAGTGGCTGCCCACGCTCGCCGTGGGCCGGGGGCAGAGCCCTTCGGCGTACGCCGAGTTCGGGCCGCTCGCCGCACACCTGCGCCAGGTGGAGCGGTCGTCGCGCAAGCTGGCTCGCTCGACGTTCTACGCGATGTCGCGCTGGCAGGGAAAGATGGAGCGCAAGCAGGCGTTCCTCGGCCGTGTGGTGGACATCGGCGCCGAGCTGTTCGCGATGTCAGCGGTCTGTGTCCGGGCCTCCGCCGAACGGGACACCCGACCGGAGAACGTCGAGCTGGCCGACCTGTTCTGCAGGCAGGCGCGGGTGCGGGTCGACGCCCTGTTCGCCGCGCTGTGGGACAACACCGACTCGGTCGACACCGTCGCCGCGAAGCGGATCCTCGCCGGCCGGTACGCGGGCCTGGAGGAGGGTGTGATCACCCCGTCCGACGAGCTGCCCTGGGTCGCCCGCTGGGCTCCCGGCCCGTCCGCCGCCGAAGACGTTCGCCGCCGAATCCCACCGAAGCCGTAA
- a CDS encoding sugar isomerase domain-containing protein has protein sequence MTVSAEDYLAVVTETIGRVAASQREAVGRAADLIAEAVRADGVVHAFGTGHSEALAMEIAGRAGGLVPTNRIALRDLVLLGGEPADRLGPMLERDPSVAHRLYELAPVRPTDVFVLASNSGVNGAMVEFAGLVKERGHGLVAITSAQHSGRMTSRHPSGRKLSDLADVVLDNGAPYGDATLPLPGGGAVGAVSSITAALLAQQVTVEVVARLLAAGERPPVYLSANIPDGDAHNTELETRYAGRIRRGS, from the coding sequence ATGACGGTGAGTGCCGAGGACTACCTGGCCGTGGTGACCGAGACGATCGGCCGGGTGGCCGCCAGCCAGCGGGAGGCGGTGGGCCGGGCCGCCGACCTGATCGCCGAGGCCGTACGCGCCGACGGTGTGGTGCACGCGTTCGGCACGGGGCACTCGGAGGCCCTCGCCATGGAGATCGCGGGTCGGGCGGGTGGTCTGGTGCCGACCAACCGGATCGCGCTGCGTGACCTGGTGCTGCTCGGCGGTGAACCCGCCGACCGGCTCGGTCCGATGCTGGAACGGGACCCGAGCGTGGCGCACCGCCTCTACGAGTTGGCCCCGGTGCGGCCCACCGACGTGTTCGTGCTCGCCTCGAACTCCGGTGTCAACGGGGCGATGGTGGAGTTCGCCGGCTTGGTCAAGGAACGCGGCCACGGGCTGGTGGCGATCACCTCGGCGCAGCACTCCGGCCGGATGACCTCCCGGCACCCGTCCGGGCGCAAGCTGAGCGACCTCGCCGACGTGGTGCTCGACAACGGAGCCCCGTACGGCGACGCGACCCTGCCCCTTCCCGGCGGTGGCGCCGTCGGCGCGGTCTCCTCGATCACCGCGGCCCTGCTCGCCCAGCAGGTCACCGTGGAGGTGGTGGCGCGGTTGCTGGCGGCGGGGGAGCGGCCCCCGGTCTACCTGTCAGCGAACATCCCGGACGGCGACGCGCACAACACCGAGCTGGAGACCCGGTACGCGGGCCGCATCCGGCGCGGGTCCTGA
- a CDS encoding ABC transporter ATP-binding protein, with the protein MGAVVLRGFGWRHAGRRAWALRGVDLRVEVGERVLLLGPSGAGKSTLLSALAGLLPEDSGEQEGIVEIDGLDPRKGRERVGIVFQDPETQLVMARCGDDVAFGLENRGVPTDEIWPRVDEALHRVGFPYPRDRNTAALSGGEQQRLALAGALALRPGLLLLDEPTANLDPAGAELIRQAVAGALDADTTLILVEHRVAEALPLVDRVVVLEPGGGVRADGTPEAVFAAHGAALAAEGVWVPGHPIAPRPATAAAGELLLTADRLGLPPRLASTDLRVRAGEALAVRGPNGVGKSTLALLLGGLLRPGTGRVTASAELAGADHRTPPHRWRAPALARRIGSVFQDPEHQFVTGTVFDELALGPRRTGQPDSAVKQTVAELLERLRLARLAAANPYTLSGGEARRLSVATALATAPRLLICDEPTFGQDRRTWRELVDLFADLRDAGHGVVAVTHDADFVAALADRTVTLRATPGDDR; encoded by the coding sequence GTGGGCGCTGTCGTTCTGCGGGGGTTCGGCTGGCGGCACGCTGGGCGGCGGGCCTGGGCGCTGCGGGGGGTCGACCTGCGGGTCGAGGTCGGCGAACGGGTGCTGCTGCTCGGCCCGTCGGGGGCCGGCAAGAGCACCCTGCTCAGCGCGCTGGCCGGGCTGCTCCCCGAGGACTCCGGTGAGCAGGAGGGCATCGTCGAGATCGACGGGCTCGACCCCCGCAAGGGGCGGGAGCGCGTCGGCATCGTCTTCCAGGACCCGGAAACCCAACTGGTGATGGCGCGCTGCGGCGACGACGTCGCCTTCGGGCTGGAGAACCGGGGAGTGCCGACCGACGAGATCTGGCCCCGGGTGGACGAGGCGCTGCACCGCGTCGGCTTCCCGTACCCCCGCGACCGCAACACGGCCGCGCTCTCCGGCGGCGAGCAGCAGCGCCTCGCCCTGGCCGGCGCGCTCGCCCTCCGCCCCGGCCTGCTGCTGCTCGACGAGCCGACCGCCAACCTCGACCCGGCCGGGGCCGAGCTGATCCGGCAGGCGGTGGCCGGTGCGCTGGACGCCGACACCACACTGATCCTGGTCGAGCACCGGGTCGCCGAGGCGCTGCCACTGGTCGACCGGGTGGTGGTCCTGGAACCCGGCGGCGGGGTCCGTGCGGACGGCACACCCGAAGCCGTCTTCGCCGCCCACGGCGCCGCCCTGGCCGCCGAGGGGGTGTGGGTGCCGGGTCACCCCATCGCGCCCCGCCCGGCCACCGCCGCGGCCGGGGAGCTGTTGCTCACCGCCGACCGGCTCGGCCTGCCACCCCGGCTGGCCTCCACCGATCTTCGGGTACGCGCCGGCGAGGCGCTCGCCGTCCGCGGACCCAACGGCGTCGGCAAGTCCACCCTGGCGTTGCTGCTGGGCGGGCTGCTCCGGCCGGGCACGGGGCGGGTCACCGCGTCCGCCGAATTGGCCGGCGCGGACCACCGCACTCCCCCGCACCGCTGGCGCGCCCCCGCCCTGGCCCGCCGGATCGGGTCGGTCTTCCAGGACCCGGAGCACCAGTTCGTCACCGGCACCGTCTTCGACGAGCTGGCGCTCGGCCCGCGCCGGACCGGTCAACCCGACTCAGCCGTCAAGCAGACAGTGGCCGAGCTGCTGGAACGGCTGCGGCTGGCCCGACTCGCCGCTGCCAACCCGTACACCCTCTCGGGTGGTGAGGCGCGGCGGCTGAGCGTGGCGACCGCCCTGGCCACCGCGCCCCGCCTGTTGATCTGCGACGAACCCACCTTCGGCCAGGACCGGCGGACCTGGCGGGAGCTGGTCGACCTCTTCGCCGACCTGCGCGACGCCGGACACGGCGTGGTCGCGGTCACCCACGACGCGGATTTCGTCGCCGCGCTCGCCGACCGCACTGTCACCCTACGAGCGACCCCGGGCGACGACCGATGA
- a CDS encoding metal ABC transporter substrate-binding protein translates to MINRSTYRVLAAAAALLALGAGAGCSTGDSAGADPKRVDVVAAFYPLQFLSERIGGDAVRVTNLAKPGAEPHDLELNPSQVGQVSDAELIVYLKGFQPAVDDAVAQNGGDRAFDVTSVQPLLDASAGGHDHEGEEGHTEDSGGKDPHVWLDPTRLAGIGDQLAQRLGAADPDHAADYTARAATLRADLTALDSEFKTGLATCQRREIVTSHAAFGYLADRYQLDQVGITGLSPDVEPSPQRLAHVIEEAKEHQATTIFFETLVSPKVAETIAGQVGARTAVLDPIEGLAAGSNGDYLSVMRTNLQTLQTALSCS, encoded by the coding sequence ATGATTAACCGCTCCACGTACCGCGTCCTGGCCGCCGCGGCCGCCCTGCTCGCCCTGGGCGCCGGGGCCGGCTGCTCCACCGGTGACTCGGCCGGCGCCGACCCGAAGAGAGTCGACGTGGTGGCCGCGTTCTACCCCCTCCAGTTCCTCTCCGAGCGGATCGGCGGCGACGCCGTCCGGGTGACCAACCTGGCCAAGCCCGGTGCCGAGCCGCACGACCTGGAGCTCAACCCGAGCCAGGTCGGCCAGGTCAGTGACGCGGAGCTGATCGTCTACCTCAAGGGTTTCCAGCCGGCCGTGGACGACGCCGTCGCGCAGAACGGCGGCGACCGGGCCTTCGACGTGACGAGCGTGCAGCCGCTGCTGGACGCCTCCGCCGGCGGGCACGACCACGAGGGCGAGGAGGGTCACACCGAGGACAGCGGCGGCAAGGACCCGCACGTCTGGCTCGACCCCACCCGGCTGGCCGGCATCGGCGACCAGCTCGCCCAGCGGCTCGGCGCCGCCGACCCGGACCACGCGGCCGACTACACCGCCCGCGCCGCGACGCTCCGCGCCGACCTGACGGCCCTGGACAGCGAGTTCAAGACCGGCCTGGCGACCTGCCAGCGGCGGGAGATCGTGACCAGTCACGCGGCGTTCGGTTACCTCGCCGACAGGTACCAGCTCGACCAGGTCGGCATCACCGGGCTGAGCCCGGACGTCGAGCCCTCGCCGCAGCGGCTCGCGCACGTGATCGAGGAGGCGAAGGAGCACCAGGCCACCACGATCTTCTTCGAGACGCTGGTCAGCCCGAAGGTCGCCGAGACCATCGCCGGCCAGGTCGGCGCGAGGACCGCCGTGCTGGACCCGATCGAAGGGCTCGCCGCCGGCAGCAACGGGGACTACCTTTCGGTGATGCGTACCAACCTGCAGACCCTGCAGACGGCCTTGAGCTGCTCGTGA
- a CDS encoding energy-coupling factor transporter transmembrane component T family protein, which produces MISIEPVAAPDAPLARRNPVAKVAAALVFSFTLLATLDPVAPAIAIALELAVLPLFGIRYRVLARRAWPLLLSAAGILVTLVLFAADRSGRVLLDAGPVFVSTGVLLTALGLVLRVFAVALPGVIVFATTDPTDLADALIQNAKAPARFAIGALAAFRLVPLLGQEWQMISMARRARGVDAGGNPLAKLRLFASTAFALLVGAIRRGTRLAVAMDARGFDAGTPRTVARRQYFTRADGLLVAGAAALAGAALTTSVLLGTFRPLIG; this is translated from the coding sequence ATGATCAGTATCGAGCCGGTCGCCGCGCCCGATGCGCCACTGGCCCGCCGCAACCCGGTGGCGAAGGTCGCCGCCGCCCTGGTCTTCTCGTTCACCCTGCTGGCCACTCTGGACCCGGTGGCCCCGGCGATCGCCATCGCGCTCGAACTCGCCGTCCTGCCGCTGTTCGGCATCCGCTACCGGGTGCTGGCACGGCGGGCCTGGCCCCTGCTCCTCAGCGCCGCCGGCATCCTGGTGACCCTGGTGCTCTTCGCCGCCGACCGCTCCGGCCGGGTCCTGCTGGACGCGGGACCGGTGTTCGTGAGTACCGGCGTGCTGCTCACCGCGCTCGGCCTGGTGCTGCGAGTCTTCGCGGTGGCCCTGCCCGGAGTGATCGTCTTCGCGACCACCGACCCCACCGACCTGGCCGACGCGTTGATCCAGAACGCGAAAGCACCCGCCCGGTTCGCCATCGGGGCACTGGCCGCGTTCCGGCTGGTGCCACTGCTCGGCCAGGAGTGGCAGATGATCAGCATGGCGCGGCGGGCACGGGGCGTCGACGCCGGAGGCAACCCGCTGGCCAAGCTGCGACTGTTCGCCTCCACCGCGTTCGCGCTGCTGGTCGGGGCGATCCGCCGGGGCACCCGGCTAGCGGTGGCGATGGACGCTCGTGGCTTCGACGCCGGTACGCCCCGAACCGTCGCCCGCCGCCAGTACTTCACCCGCGCCGACGGGCTCCTCGTCGCCGGCGCGGCAGCCCTGGCCGGAGCTGCCCTGACCACGAGCGTCCTCCTCGGCACCTTCCGCCCCCTGATCGGCTGA
- a CDS encoding ECF transporter S component, whose product MTSTTDTHRWRTIDIVVASVIAVAFGVIFWAWGLVWSATEGAFTFFPPAQALLYGVWLMPAVIGGLVIRKPGAALYCETVAAVLSALLGSQWAGTVIPQGIVQGIGAELAFAAFRYRSFRLPTAVLAGALTGLSAALFDFFIWNVDYELTDYRIPYALITIVSATVIAGAGGWLLTKALANTGVLDRFPAGRDRALV is encoded by the coding sequence ATGACATCCACCACCGACACCCACCGTTGGCGCACGATCGACATCGTGGTCGCCTCGGTGATCGCTGTCGCCTTCGGCGTCATCTTCTGGGCGTGGGGCCTGGTCTGGAGCGCCACCGAGGGTGCGTTCACCTTCTTCCCGCCGGCGCAGGCGCTGCTGTACGGCGTCTGGCTGATGCCGGCCGTGATCGGCGGCCTGGTCATCCGCAAGCCCGGTGCCGCGCTCTACTGCGAGACGGTCGCCGCAGTCCTCTCCGCGCTGCTGGGCAGCCAGTGGGCCGGCACGGTGATCCCGCAGGGCATCGTGCAGGGCATCGGCGCGGAGCTGGCGTTCGCCGCCTTCCGGTACCGGTCGTTCCGGCTGCCGACCGCGGTCCTGGCCGGCGCGCTGACCGGTCTCAGCGCCGCGCTGTTCGACTTCTTCATCTGGAACGTCGACTACGAGCTGACCGACTACCGCATCCCGTACGCGCTGATCACCATCGTCAGCGCCACGGTGATCGCCGGCGCCGGTGGCTGGCTGCTGACCAAGGCCCTGGCCAACACCGGCGTCCTGGACCGGTTCCCGGCAGGCCGGGACCGCGCCCTGGTCTGA
- a CDS encoding ArsR/SmtB family transcription factor translates to MTSATGYDGFDGASELLRALSAPIRLAIVSELADGERCVHELVEKLGAAQPLVSQHLRVLRGAGVVRGSRRGREIAYSLVDEHVAHIVADAVSHAGEGS, encoded by the coding sequence ATGACCAGCGCGACGGGTTACGACGGGTTCGACGGGGCCAGCGAACTGCTCCGCGCCCTGTCCGCGCCGATCCGCCTGGCCATCGTCAGCGAGCTGGCCGACGGTGAACGATGCGTGCACGAGCTGGTGGAGAAACTCGGCGCCGCGCAGCCGCTGGTCTCCCAGCACCTGCGGGTGCTGCGCGGCGCGGGAGTGGTCCGCGGTTCCCGCCGTGGTCGGGAGATCGCCTACAGCCTCGTGGACGAGCACGTCGCGCACATCGTGGCGGACGCCGTCAGCCACGCCGGGGAGGGATCATGA
- a CDS encoding DUF6328 family protein: protein MSKETEKQRWQRNFADLLQELRVAQTGVQILFAFLLTLPFSNGFTRTSEFQRDVYIVALLAAAAATAMIISPVAFHRALFRQGRKPELVRFAHRMASGGLAFMLIAMVSAVLLITDFVLDRPIAFLLTALTGVWFLTFWMILPFARRNWGEDDIDDDDDDPDTSIGR from the coding sequence GTGTCCAAGGAGACCGAGAAGCAGCGCTGGCAGCGCAACTTCGCCGACCTGCTCCAGGAGTTGCGGGTCGCACAGACCGGCGTGCAGATCCTCTTCGCCTTCCTGCTCACCCTGCCGTTCAGTAACGGGTTCACCCGGACCAGCGAGTTCCAGCGGGACGTCTATATCGTCGCGCTGCTCGCGGCGGCAGCCGCCACCGCAATGATCATCTCGCCGGTGGCGTTCCACCGGGCGCTGTTCCGGCAGGGCCGCAAGCCGGAGCTGGTGCGCTTCGCCCACCGGATGGCCAGCGGGGGCCTCGCCTTCATGCTGATCGCGATGGTCAGCGCCGTACTGCTGATCACCGACTTCGTGCTGGACCGGCCGATCGCCTTCCTGCTCACTGCCCTGACCGGCGTCTGGTTCCTCACGTTCTGGATGATCCTGCCGTTCGCCCGGCGCAACTGGGGTGAGGACGACATCGACGACGATGACGACGACCCGGACACCAGCATCGGCCGCTGA
- a CDS encoding Fur family transcriptional regulator, with amino-acid sequence MSESSAAVRNTRQRSAVSALLGEMEGFHSAQDLHAMLRQRGERVGLTTVYRTLQGLADAGEIDVMRPPGGEHLYRRCSEGHHHHLVCRACGRTVEVAGPAVESWADRVAAQHGYADVSHTLEIFGTCPTCVR; translated from the coding sequence ATGAGCGAGAGCAGCGCCGCGGTGCGTAACACGCGGCAACGCTCGGCGGTGAGCGCGCTGCTGGGCGAGATGGAGGGCTTCCACAGCGCCCAGGACCTGCACGCCATGCTGCGGCAACGCGGTGAACGGGTGGGCCTGACCACCGTCTACCGCACCCTGCAGGGGCTCGCCGACGCCGGCGAGATCGACGTGATGCGCCCGCCGGGCGGCGAGCACCTCTACCGCCGGTGCAGCGAGGGGCACCACCACCACCTCGTCTGCCGGGCCTGCGGGCGCACCGTCGAGGTGGCCGGCCCGGCCGTGGAGAGCTGGGCCGACCGGGTCGCCGCGCAGCACGGCTACGCCGACGTCAGTCACACCCTGGAGATCTTCGGCACCTGCCCGACCTGCGTCCGCTGA
- a CDS encoding metal ABC transporter permease — MELFQYPYMQRALIGALVIGLAAPALGIYLVQRRLALIGDGVGHVALTGVGAGLLLNRSPVLVAVIAATIGAVAIELVRARGRTSGDLALALLFYGGIAGGVLLVGLSDATSANLNAYLFGSLTTISPADLVTIAVLGAAILVTMIALRPALFAVSHDEEYARVSGLPVRTLNLLIAVATAVTVTIAMRAVGVLLISALMVVPVATAQQVTRGFRSTMAAAMALGLFAAGSGVWVAATADTAPGASVVLVAIASFLVVAVAGGIWRTLRRRATPAPAPAPEPHEVVLS; from the coding sequence ATGGAACTCTTCCAGTACCCCTACATGCAGCGCGCCCTGATCGGCGCTCTGGTGATCGGCCTGGCCGCCCCGGCGCTCGGCATCTACCTGGTGCAGCGCCGACTGGCGTTGATCGGTGACGGTGTCGGGCACGTGGCGTTGACCGGCGTCGGGGCCGGCCTCCTGCTCAACCGCTCACCGGTCCTGGTCGCGGTGATCGCCGCCACCATCGGCGCGGTCGCCATCGAACTGGTGCGCGCCCGGGGGCGTACCTCCGGTGACCTGGCCCTGGCCCTGCTCTTCTACGGCGGCATCGCGGGCGGCGTCCTGCTCGTCGGCCTCTCGGACGCGACCAGCGCGAACCTCAACGCCTACCTGTTCGGGTCGCTGACCACCATCTCGCCCGCCGACCTGGTCACCATCGCGGTGCTCGGCGCGGCGATCCTGGTCACGATGATCGCGTTGCGGCCGGCGCTCTTCGCGGTCAGCCACGACGAGGAGTACGCCCGGGTCTCCGGCCTCCCGGTACGCACGCTGAACCTGCTGATCGCGGTCGCCACCGCGGTCACCGTGACCATCGCGATGCGGGCCGTCGGGGTGCTCCTGATCAGCGCGCTGATGGTGGTGCCGGTCGCCACCGCCCAGCAGGTCACCCGGGGGTTCCGCAGCACGATGGCCGCCGCGATGGCGCTCGGGCTCTTCGCCGCCGGCTCCGGTGTCTGGGTGGCGGCGACGGCGGACACCGCTCCCGGCGCCTCGGTGGTGCTGGTGGCGATCGCGTCCTTCCTGGTCGTGGCCGTGGCGGGCGGCATCTGGCGGACACTGCGCCGCCGGGCGACACCGGCGCCCGCCCCAGCACCCGAACCGCACGAGGTCGTGCTGAGCTGA